A single region of the Triticum dicoccoides isolate Atlit2015 ecotype Zavitan chromosome 2B, WEW_v2.0, whole genome shotgun sequence genome encodes:
- the LOC119366983 gene encoding berberine bridge enzyme-like 27 — protein MARVALVLTICFLGFSPSLAWFSKSNHTDFLSCLSTKIPSQLVLTPTSRSFKPLLVSSIRNARLVAPATASPPLCIVTPTQASHVQAIVRCGRRHTVRLRVRSGGHDNEGLSYRSATPNGEAFAVIDLAKLHAVRVDPHEATAWVDSGTTLGELYYRVSTAAPGLGFPAGVCPTVGVGGLISGGGMGLMMRKNGLSSDNVLDATMIDAEGNLLADKKAMGDDLFWAIRGGGGGNFGIVLSWKLRLVPVPPKVAFFNVTKTMDQGAVDAVTKWQTIAPALPEDLSVRVVVQKRQATFQSLYLGNCSAVVATMRSRFPELGLTRRKCKEMSWLQHKAYLYFGDASNNTPLEALLLNRSMTIGPFVKNKSDYVKKALTRDAWEKIFLWPDGGAVGQLILEPHGGMMNRIVDDYTPFPYRSSVLYNIQYVEFWNGTRAHGTPKWLSGLYDFMAPLVSKSPRGAYVNYRDLDIGVNKVVGGVTSYETAKVWGERYFGLTNFKRLAKIKRKVDATDYFRNEQSVPPLLLIRERA, from the coding sequence ATGGCGCGCGTAGCACTGGTGCTCACAATTTGCTTCTTGGGTTTCTCCCCGTCCCTCGCGTGGTTCTCCAAATCCAACCACACCGACTTCCTCTCGTGCCTCTCCACCAAAATCCCCAGCCAGCTCGTGCTCACGCCGACCTCCCGCTCCTTCAAGCCGCTCCTGGTGTCGTCCATCAGGAACGCCAGGTTGGTCGCGCCGGCGACGGCGAGCCCCCCGCTCTGCATCGTGACGCCCACCCAGGCGTCCCACGTCCAGGCCATCGTGCGCTGCGGTCGCCGCCACACGGTGCGCCTCCGCGTGCGCAGCGGCGGCCACGACAACGAGGGCCTCTCGTACCGATCGGCCACCCCCAACGGCGAGGCGTTCGCGGTGATCGACCTCGCCAAGCTCCATGCCGTGCGGGTGGACCCGCACGAAGCCACCGCATGGGTCGACTCCGGGACGACGCTCGGGGAGCTCTACTACCGCGTCTCCACGGCGGCACCCGGGCTGGGCTTCCCGGCTGGCGTGTGCCCGACCGTCGGCGTGGGGGGCCTCATCAGCGGCGGAGGCATGGGTCTGATGATGCGCAAGAACGGCCTCTCCTCCGACAACGTCCTCGACGCCACCATGATCGACGCAGAGGGCAACCTCCTGGCGGACAAGAAGGCCATGGGGGACGACCTCTTCTGGGCCatccgcggcggcggtggcgggaacTTTGGCATCGTGCTGTCGTGGAAGCTGAGGCTCGTGCCCGTCCCACCCAAGGTGGCCTTCTTCAATGTCACCAAGACCATGGACCAGGGCGCGGTCGACGCGGTCACCAAATGGCAGACGATCGCGCCGGCGCTCCCCGAGGACCTCAGCGTGCGTGTCGTCGTCCAGAAGCGCCAGGCGACCTTCCAGTCCCTGTACCTCGGCAACTGCAGCGCGGTGGTGGCGACGATGCGCAGCCGGTTCCCGGAGCTCGGCTTGACGCGCCGCAAGTGCAAGGAGATGAGCTGGCTGCAGCACAAGGCGTACCTATACTTCGGCGACGCCAGCAACAACACGCCGCTGGAGGCGCTCCTTCTCAACCGGTCCATGACCATAGGCCCATTTGTGAAGAACAAGTCCGACTACGTCAAGAAGGCCCTCACCAGGGACGCATGGGAGAAGATCTTCCTCTGGCCCGATGGCGGGGCGGTGGGGCAGCTCATCCTGGAGCCGCACGGCGGAATGATGAACCGCATCGTCGATGACTACACGCCCTTCCCGTACCGGAGCAGCGTGCTTTACAATATCCAGTACGTCGAGTTCTGGAACGGCACACGGGCGCACGGCACGCCGAAATGGCTCAGCGGCCTGTACGACTTCATGGCGCCGCTGGTCAGCAAGAGCCCGAGGGGCGCGTACGTTAACTACCGGGACCTTGACATTGGCGTGAACAAGGTAGTCGGTGGCGTGACCAGCTATGAGACTGCCAAGGTGTGGGGTGAGAGGTATTTCGGTCTGACAAACTTTAAGAGACTCGCCAAGATCAAGCGCAAGGTGGATGCCACCGACTACTTCCGGAACGAGCAGAGTGTGCCGCCACTTCTCTTGATCAGGGAACGAGCTTAA